A genomic window from Flavobacterium azooxidireducens includes:
- a CDS encoding TlpA family protein disulfide reductase, with protein sequence MRKVIFMILMVANTFLVNAQIEVGDKIPSVTLKSSDNSDVNTSSFNGKYVLVDFWASWCGPCRLGNKKLVKLHNGVSADKIEIIGISIDTDANKWLRAIEKDKIKFTQLIDPKGFDANAAILFGVEELPSKFLFNTEGILIAKNPTEDEITKLITN encoded by the coding sequence ATGAGAAAAGTAATTTTTATGATTTTGATGGTTGCCAATACTTTTTTAGTAAATGCACAAATAGAAGTTGGCGATAAAATCCCATCAGTAACGCTAAAAAGTAGCGACAATAGTGATGTGAATACTTCCTCTTTTAACGGGAAGTATGTACTTGTTGATTTTTGGGCATCTTGGTGCGGTCCTTGTCGCTTGGGTAATAAAAAGTTAGTAAAACTTCATAATGGAGTTAGTGCGGACAAAATTGAAATCATTGGAATATCGATAGATACTGATGCTAACAAATGGCTTAGAGCAATTGAGAAAGACAAAATCAAATTTACCCAATTAATTGATCCCAAAGGATTTGATGCTAATGCAGCTATACTTTTTGGTGTGGAGGAATTACCTTCAAAATTCTTATTTAATACAGAAGGCATTCTAATTGCAAAAAACCCAACAGAAGACGAAATAACTAAACTAATAACAAATTAA
- a CDS encoding helix-turn-helix domain-containing protein produces MKLYIKNMVCDRCKWVVKTEIEKLGFKANVIDLGEIELETDIEPDQKKQIKEALEKFGFELIDDKKSRIIEKIKALLIDVTQNKNADLSKNLSLYIAEHLNQDYSKLSNLFSEVEGISIEKYFINLKIEKAKELIMYDELSLSEIADILNYSNVAHLSNQFKKVTGFTPSYFKQIKVAKRTQIDKL; encoded by the coding sequence ATGAAACTATACATAAAAAATATGGTTTGCGACCGATGCAAATGGGTGGTTAAAACAGAAATTGAAAAGTTGGGCTTCAAAGCAAATGTCATTGACTTAGGCGAAATTGAACTCGAAACCGACATTGAACCTGACCAAAAAAAACAAATTAAAGAAGCATTAGAAAAATTTGGTTTTGAATTAATCGATGATAAAAAAAGTAGAATTATCGAAAAAATAAAAGCACTTCTCATTGATGTTACGCAAAACAAAAATGCTGATTTAAGTAAAAACTTGTCATTATATATAGCTGAACATCTAAATCAGGATTATAGTAAATTGAGTAATTTATTTTCTGAAGTAGAAGGAATAAGTATCGAGAAATACTTTATCAACCTAAAAATTGAAAAAGCAAAAGAACTTATAATGTATGATGAATTAAGTCTGAGCGAAATTGCAGATATACTTAATTACAGTAACGTAGCACACTTAAGCAATCAATTCAAAAAAGTAACCGGATTTACACCGAGTTATTTCAAACAGATAAAAGTCGCCAAAAGAACTCAAATTGATAAATTATAA
- a CDS encoding gliding motility-associated C-terminal domain-containing protein codes for MKKILLLCLFLFSAHSSLLNAQNFGTFASAVWITDCNTSNFFNTTGEGASIIGPVENTFTETNFGVFTQNSGTFILRGGEVKTFKNSSGNACSVRMNYRIYLESETPGAFSIIDFPFFEDCNVGSSEFPSGGPCGEGDQKWQEVIADGDTNPFPPIDLTNFTPGNYILEVYYDATGDLNSNSECNDTVFVNNSGDNFKAYFTITATPLFTWENPTTCGGSEGSITISSLNANSNYQFSYSDDGDTIGPNSITADENGNYLISDLNAGTYSDFNFIINNCTTTSTISINLTDPVVNPPTSGGNQTVCEASPIQTLTANATTSDGSIIVWYDADTGGNIVTNPTLETVGSITYYAEAQNEMSNCISSTRTAVTLTINPAPAAPTGENTQTFCSDAAVVFTLNDIVVNGTFLLWYADADGTIPLLSDTPLVNNTTYYVTQSVDGCESNEYLAVLVFVNQFVTPTFGFESELTICQNGIVPVLELISTNGIEGIWTPTSIDNTQNGVYTFESSDECATSFTLTVTITPPATPTFNFENEITICTVAQAPILPSTDNNGINGEWNPAVINEENGNTYTFTPDENQCADNFTLTVIISSFPSPVFDFGNVITICSGDEVPVLPEVDNNGINGSWQPSAINNTNEGTYTFIANNSECAGNFDLTVFVNQPTIPTFSLPESVCFNSDSFSLPTVSNNGIEGNWNPSTINSTQETLYTFTPLNPSCTSTFSTTIASLPEFSIEITDQCQNNQFSIGVQLSDNSNIILTDYVWTNQNGVTVGSNSSTFNVTEYIRSTPETETFPLEFNVRATSVDGCFAEETISIPTIYCGIQKGISPNGDNLNDYFDLALLDVEKLSIFNRYGRKVYSLNNYTNQWYGQTDDGKELPSATYYYVIEFKNGESKTGWIYVMREESR; via the coding sequence ATGAAAAAAATTCTACTCCTTTGCTTATTTTTATTTTCTGCCCATTCAAGTTTACTTAACGCACAGAATTTTGGCACTTTTGCTTCTGCCGTTTGGATTACGGATTGTAACACCTCCAACTTTTTTAATACAACCGGAGAAGGTGCAAGCATCATTGGTCCGGTAGAAAATACTTTTACTGAAACTAATTTCGGTGTTTTTACTCAAAATTCAGGCACGTTTATTTTGCGTGGTGGCGAAGTGAAAACGTTTAAAAACAGCAGCGGAAATGCTTGTAGTGTTCGAATGAATTATCGAATTTATTTAGAATCGGAAACTCCGGGTGCATTTTCAATAATTGATTTTCCTTTTTTTGAAGATTGTAATGTTGGTTCAAGTGAATTTCCATCCGGGGGACCTTGCGGCGAAGGCGATCAAAAATGGCAAGAAGTTATTGCCGATGGAGACACGAATCCATTCCCTCCGATTGATTTAACGAATTTTACTCCAGGCAATTATATTTTGGAAGTTTATTATGATGCAACGGGCGATTTGAATTCCAATTCCGAATGTAATGATACTGTTTTTGTTAATAATTCAGGTGACAATTTCAAAGCTTATTTTACCATCACTGCGACTCCTTTATTCACTTGGGAAAACCCTACAACTTGTGGTGGTTCGGAAGGAAGTATTACCATTTCAAGTTTAAATGCCAATTCAAATTATCAATTTTCGTATTCGGATGATGGAGATACGATTGGTCCGAATTCAATCACTGCTGACGAAAACGGAAACTATTTGATTTCGGATTTGAATGCAGGAACCTATTCTGATTTTAATTTCATCATAAATAATTGTACGACAACTTCAACTATTTCGATAAATTTAACTGATCCGGTTGTGAATCCACCAACTTCGGGAGGAAATCAAACGGTTTGCGAGGCTAGTCCAATTCAAACATTAACGGCAAATGCAACTACATCAGATGGTTCAATTATTGTTTGGTATGATGCAGATACAGGCGGAAATATCGTTACAAATCCAACTTTAGAAACTGTTGGAAGTATAACTTATTATGCTGAAGCACAAAATGAAATGTCAAATTGTATTAGTTCGACTCGAACTGCGGTTACTTTGACAATCAATCCTGCTCCTGCTGCTCCAACCGGAGAAAATACGCAAACTTTTTGTAGTGATGCGGCTGTTGTTTTTACATTGAATGATATAGTTGTTAATGGAACTTTTTTACTATGGTATGCTGATGCTGACGGAACAATTCCTTTGCTTTCCGACACTCCTTTGGTGAATAACACAACTTATTATGTTACTCAAAGTGTTGATGGTTGTGAAAGCAATGAATATCTTGCTGTTTTGGTTTTTGTGAATCAATTTGTAACGCCAACTTTTGGTTTTGAATCGGAATTGACAATTTGTCAAAATGGTATTGTTCCGGTTTTAGAATTGATTTCCACGAATGGAATTGAAGGAATTTGGACACCAACTTCAATTGACAATACGCAAAATGGAGTTTACACTTTTGAATCATCGGATGAATGTGCAACTAGTTTCACTTTAACTGTAACGATTACACCACCAGCAACACCAACTTTCAATTTTGAAAATGAAATTACAATTTGTACTGTTGCTCAAGCTCCCATTTTACCTTCAACAGACAATAATGGTATTAATGGCGAATGGAATCCGGCTGTGATTAATGAAGAAAATGGAAACACTTATACTTTTACTCCAGATGAAAATCAATGTGCTGATAATTTCACGCTAACTGTAATTATTAGTTCTTTTCCATCGCCAGTTTTTGATTTCGGCAATGTAATTACAATATGTTCAGGCGATGAAGTTCCTGTCTTACCAGAAGTTGACAACAATGGAATTAATGGTTCTTGGCAGCCTTCAGCCATTAACAACACAAATGAAGGCACTTATACATTTATTGCCAATAATTCAGAATGTGCCGGGAATTTTGATTTAACGGTTTTTGTTAATCAACCCACAATTCCAACATTCTCATTACCGGAATCGGTTTGTTTCAATAGTGATTCATTCTCTCTTCCAACTGTTTCGAACAATGGAATTGAAGGAAATTGGAATCCCTCCACTATAAATTCAACACAAGAAACACTTTACACTTTTACACCTTTAAACCCAAGTTGTACGTCAACTTTCTCTACAACAATTGCTTCATTACCAGAATTTTCAATTGAAATTACTGACCAATGCCAAAACAATCAATTCTCAATCGGTGTTCAACTCAGTGATAATTCCAATATAATTTTAACTGATTATGTTTGGACGAATCAAAACGGTGTAACTGTTGGTTCCAATTCTTCCACATTTAATGTAACAGAATATATTCGAAGCACTCCTGAAACCGAAACTTTTCCATTAGAATTTAATGTGAGAGCAACTTCTGTTGATGGTTGTTTTGCCGAAGAAACCATTAGTATTCCAACTATTTATTGTGGTATTCAAAAGGGGATTTCTCCCAACGGAGATAACTTAAATGACTATTTTGATCTGGCTTTATTGGATGTTGAAAAACTTAGCATCTTTAATCGTTATGGAAGAAAAGTATATTCACTAAACAATTATACTAATCAATGGTATGGGCAAACCGATGACGGAAAAGAACTTCCATCTGCAACATATTATTATGTGATAGAATTTAAAAATGGCGAATCAAAAACCGGTTGGATTTATGTAATGCGAGAAGAAAGTCGATAA
- a CDS encoding nuclear transport factor 2 family protein, producing the protein MNSQEITSVAFKWFDAFNQHNLEQLLSLYDDNAQHYSPKLKIKKPETNGFVTGKDALREWWKDAFDRLPSLQYKVTSLTANSDRVFMEYVRSVNDEEDLLVAEVLEIRDGKIVFSRVYHG; encoded by the coding sequence ATGAATTCACAAGAAATCACCTCTGTCGCTTTCAAATGGTTTGATGCTTTTAATCAGCATAATTTAGAGCAATTATTGTCATTGTATGATGATAATGCTCAACATTACAGTCCGAAATTAAAAATAAAAAAGCCTGAGACAAATGGTTTTGTAACTGGAAAAGATGCTTTGAGAGAGTGGTGGAAAGATGCTTTTGATCGATTGCCTTCTTTACAATATAAAGTCACTTCGTTAACTGCAAATTCTGACCGGGTTTTTATGGAATATGTTCGATCTGTAAACGACGAAGAAGACTTATTAGTCGCAGAAGTGCTTGAAATCAGAGATGGTAAAATTGTTTTCTCAAGAGTTTACCACGGATAA
- a CDS encoding DUF3347 domain-containing protein: MKTLFLTAFLAITLVSCNHKTKETHNNTSVNSNEIFACPMHPEVTGKKGEDCSKCGMELTEPVAQKEATYNDNDEAHEHKDTATTQATKVKENTQVSQTANSFSTSEIISDYLKLKNALTEDDTKNAATFAKLLFKTLNSTDISSVDIKLRKNLQDIIQGAKEHTKHIGNNSNKINYQREHFVSLSKDINDLAKQFGSKQKLYQDFCPMANEGKGAIWISETKEIRNPYYGSEMLSCGSIKTTF, from the coding sequence ATGAAAACACTTTTTTTAACTGCCTTTTTAGCAATCACTTTAGTTTCTTGTAATCATAAAACTAAAGAAACACACAATAATACTTCAGTTAATTCAAACGAGATATTTGCATGTCCAATGCACCCGGAAGTTACTGGAAAAAAAGGAGAAGACTGCTCAAAATGTGGTATGGAATTAACTGAACCGGTTGCTCAAAAAGAAGCTACATACAATGACAATGATGAAGCTCACGAACATAAAGATACAGCAACAACACAAGCAACTAAAGTTAAGGAAAACACACAAGTTTCTCAAACAGCTAATTCTTTTTCGACTTCCGAAATCATTAGTGATTATTTAAAACTTAAAAATGCTTTAACAGAGGATGATACCAAAAATGCTGCAACATTTGCCAAGCTATTGTTTAAGACATTAAATAGTACAGATATTTCTTCCGTGGACATCAAATTAAGAAAAAATCTTCAAGATATTATTCAAGGTGCTAAAGAACACACAAAACATATTGGTAATAATTCAAATAAAATTAACTACCAAAGGGAACATTTTGTATCACTAAGCAAAGACATAAATGATTTAGCAAAACAGTTTGGGAGTAAACAAAAATTATATCAAGATTTTTGTCCAATGGCAAATGAAGGCAAAGGGGCTATTTGGATTAGTGAAACAAAAGAAATAAGAAACCCATATTATGGTTCTGAAATGTTAAGCTGTGGCTCAATTAAAACAACCTTTTAA
- a CDS encoding DUF3347 domain-containing protein, with protein sequence MKNSFINIMVVICVLLSTTTNAQIKNATTETVRIYGNCGMCKTTIEKTGNIKKIAKVEWDQDSQMATLTYDAKKTNQDEILKRIALAGYDSDKFLAPDDVYNNLHGCCQYERVAKVPVKEENKMMTTEAHSNHSNHSQSATDVIPNENQLDAVFSNYFLVKDALITSDATKAAVASKELLSAVNNIKMEKLEMDVHMVWMKVVNSIKEDAKQIGDNKDIKQQRQHFSNLSKDIYGLMKVAKYESPIYYQFCPMYNDGKGANWLSKEDAIKNPYYGSMMLSCGKTVEIIK encoded by the coding sequence ATGAAAAATTCATTTATAAACATAATGGTAGTAATCTGTGTATTGCTATCAACTACAACAAATGCACAAATTAAGAATGCTACAACCGAGACAGTTAGAATTTACGGTAATTGTGGTATGTGTAAAACAACCATTGAAAAAACAGGAAATATCAAGAAAATAGCGAAAGTAGAGTGGGATCAAGACTCTCAGATGGCTACTTTAACTTATGACGCAAAAAAAACAAACCAAGATGAAATTCTAAAAAGAATTGCATTGGCAGGATATGATAGTGATAAATTTCTTGCTCCGGATGATGTATATAATAATCTTCATGGATGTTGTCAATATGAAAGAGTAGCTAAAGTTCCTGTCAAAGAAGAAAATAAAATGATGACTACCGAAGCACATTCTAATCACAGTAATCATTCTCAATCAGCTACTGATGTAATCCCAAATGAAAATCAATTAGATGCTGTGTTTAGCAATTATTTTTTAGTAAAAGATGCATTAATTACATCCGATGCAACTAAAGCAGCTGTAGCTTCTAAAGAACTTTTGAGTGCAGTAAATAACATCAAAATGGAGAAACTTGAAATGGATGTCCACATGGTTTGGATGAAAGTTGTTAATTCAATCAAAGAAGACGCAAAACAAATTGGAGATAACAAAGACATCAAACAACAACGACAACATTTTTCAAATTTATCAAAAGATATTTATGGTCTAATGAAAGTTGCCAAATATGAATCCCCTATTTACTATCAATTCTGTCCTATGTATAACGATGGAAAAGGTGCAAATTGGTTAAGTAAAGAAGATGCCATTAAAAATCCATACTACGGTTCAATGATGTTGAGTTGTGGTAAAACGGTAGAAATTATAAAATAA
- a CDS encoding heavy-metal-associated domain-containing protein, producing the protein MKKINNTYIIVASIILMFSLKSTAQIVKAEIRATGLTCSMCSNAINKQLKSMPEVANVETDLNTNTFTVTLNESNNLSPKTFKEKVEDAGFFIGSLLITAKPELISNGSYILMNTNSNKSGDIKFQVLDKGYVTEKEFKKLSKSNKDIATYSANNEDDFHIKFIN; encoded by the coding sequence ATGAAAAAAATAAATAATACATATATCATAGTTGCATCAATAATTTTGATGTTTTCATTAAAGAGTACTGCACAAATTGTAAAAGCAGAAATAAGAGCAACGGGTTTAACTTGTTCAATGTGCTCCAATGCAATAAATAAGCAGTTAAAAAGTATGCCCGAAGTGGCTAATGTAGAAACCGACTTAAATACAAACACATTTACAGTAACATTAAATGAAAGTAATAATTTAAGTCCTAAAACTTTTAAGGAAAAAGTTGAAGATGCAGGTTTTTTCATTGGTTCATTACTAATTACTGCAAAACCGGAACTCATTTCTAATGGTTCGTATATTTTGATGAATACCAATTCAAATAAATCGGGTGATATTAAATTTCAAGTGCTAGACAAAGGATATGTAACTGAAAAAGAATTCAAAAAACTTTCTAAATCAAACAAAGATATTGCTACCTACTCGGCTAACAATGAAGATGATTTTCATATTAAATTTATAAATTAA
- a CDS encoding site-specific integrase, whose translation MASGSFRVKTKNDWNAIYYRFKQSNEFDLECSTGLKIPNGRWSISKSEVLQTNGFDSDGVNLTIKDLDRFIVSEFNKGLKEGVVFNSKWLKEKIKVFLNRETKNDLIDDRIFFSNYINSYIDESKTKKTRNNTLVKPRTIQHYKTTLKKVEAFESYKNKKLLITDINLQFHSDFVDFLEKKQKLNPNTIGGYVDDIKLMINNAERKGIKVNNEIKMQSFYTPSNKTKDIYLNEVEINSIFNHVFELDYLDNARDWFIIGLRTGLRISDFLRLTPKNIIDGFIEIQTKKTDYPVIIPIHSQVQSILDKRNGKFPREISDQKFNDYIKKVCEEVGINEKVEGARMDEIEIKANGKKKTIFRKKVGIYKKYELVTSHICRRSFATNLYGKLDTLTIMKITGHQTESQFLSYIKITPRQYAQQLKEYWKKNQSSMLGDSKFNEN comes from the coding sequence ATGGCTTCAGGTAGTTTCAGAGTTAAGACTAAAAATGATTGGAATGCAATTTATTATCGTTTCAAACAATCAAATGAGTTTGACTTAGAATGTTCAACTGGATTGAAAATTCCAAATGGAAGATGGAGCATTTCAAAGTCTGAAGTTTTGCAAACGAATGGCTTTGATAGTGATGGTGTTAATTTGACTATTAAAGATTTAGATCGGTTCATAGTAAGCGAATTTAATAAAGGATTAAAAGAAGGAGTAGTTTTCAATTCTAAATGGTTAAAAGAGAAGATAAAAGTTTTTCTCAATAGAGAAACAAAAAATGATTTGATTGATGATCGAATATTTTTTTCAAATTATATTAATTCATATATAGATGAATCTAAAACGAAAAAAACTAGGAATAACACTTTAGTAAAACCAAGAACTATTCAGCATTACAAAACGACATTAAAAAAAGTTGAAGCTTTTGAAAGTTATAAAAACAAGAAATTATTAATAACTGATATTAATTTGCAATTTCATTCTGATTTTGTTGATTTTTTAGAAAAGAAACAAAAATTAAATCCTAATACCATCGGTGGTTATGTTGATGATATAAAATTAATGATCAACAATGCAGAGAGAAAAGGTATAAAAGTGAATAACGAGATAAAGATGCAAAGTTTTTATACTCCAAGCAATAAAACGAAGGATATTTACTTGAATGAAGTTGAAATCAATTCAATCTTTAATCATGTTTTTGAGTTGGATTATCTCGATAATGCGAGAGATTGGTTCATAATTGGATTAAGAACAGGATTGAGAATTTCAGATTTTTTAAGATTAACTCCAAAAAATATTATTGATGGATTTATAGAAATTCAAACTAAGAAAACTGATTACCCGGTTATCATTCCAATTCATAGCCAAGTCCAATCAATTCTTGATAAAAGAAATGGCAAATTTCCCCGAGAAATAAGTGACCAAAAATTTAATGACTACATAAAAAAAGTATGTGAAGAAGTTGGGATTAATGAAAAAGTTGAAGGTGCTAGGATGGATGAAATTGAAATCAAAGCAAATGGAAAGAAAAAGACAATTTTCAGAAAAAAAGTAGGGATATATAAAAAATACGAATTGGTTACTTCGCACATTTGCAGACGTTCCTTTGCAACCAATTTATATGGTAAATTGGATACTCTGACTATTATGAAAATTACAGGGCATCAGACTGAAAGTCAGTTTTTAAGTTATATTAAAATTACACCTAGACAATATGCTCAACAACTAAAAGAATATTGGAAAAAAAATCAGTCATCAATGTTGGGCGATAGTAAATTTAATGAGAATTAA
- a CDS encoding M3 family metallopeptidase — protein sequence MKNKIILLMLMGLSVSQVEAQELKKAFSSNPFFNSYNTPYDVPPFHLIKNEHFKPAIEEGIKKQEGEIKAITNNKSVATFDNTILALENSGELLSNVSTVFYNLNSANTNEEIQKIATEVAPLMSAHGDNINLNEKLFARVKTVWDQKDKLKLNPEQSKLLEKTYKRFVRSGANLNEKDKQRLRELNSELAVLTLKFGQNILAETNSYELVINSKAELAGLSDDFIDAAAATAKAKGKPGKWVITLSNSSVMPFLQYSSNRKLREEVWTAYKNRCNNGNEFDNNSIAIRLASMRAEKAKLLGYKTHAHYGLEESMAKTPEKVMEFLNQLWEPALEKAKVEEAEIKQMMAAEGIKDDVQPYDWRYYSEKIRKQKFDLDENELKPYFSLDAVTEGVFMVCEKLYGLKFKELKDVPTYHNDATVWEVTEKDGTHVGILYMDFYPRDSKRGGAWMTSYRPQKTENGKRIPPVISIVCNFSKPTENSPALFTFDEVTTYFHEFGHALHGLLSNVTYRSLAGTSVSRDFVELPSQVMENWASDPEVLKMYAKHYKTGKTIPDDLIQKLENAGTYGQGFATVEYLASAFLDMDFHTSEGTISGSANQFELNSMKNKGLIKSIIPRHRATYFSHVFAGGYSAGYYSYIWSGVLDTDAFDQFKKTSLFNATKANSFRKNILERGGTEEPMELYKKFRGQEPSIEPLLKKRGLDKKSR from the coding sequence ATGAAAAATAAAATTATTTTACTGATGCTTATGGGATTATCGGTTAGCCAAGTTGAAGCACAAGAACTCAAAAAAGCATTTTCTTCTAATCCTTTTTTTAATTCGTATAACACTCCTTATGATGTTCCACCTTTTCATTTAATCAAAAATGAACATTTTAAACCAGCTATTGAAGAAGGAATTAAAAAACAAGAGGGTGAAATAAAAGCCATTACAAATAACAAAAGTGTTGCTACGTTTGACAACACCATTTTAGCGTTAGAAAATTCGGGTGAATTATTGTCGAATGTTTCCACTGTTTTTTATAATTTGAATTCGGCAAATACGAACGAAGAAATTCAAAAAATTGCGACTGAAGTTGCACCACTAATGTCTGCTCATGGAGACAACATTAACTTAAATGAAAAACTATTTGCCCGGGTTAAAACAGTTTGGGATCAAAAAGACAAACTAAAATTAAATCCTGAACAAAGCAAATTATTAGAAAAAACATATAAACGATTTGTTCGTAGCGGAGCCAATTTGAATGAAAAAGACAAACAACGTCTTCGTGAATTGAACAGTGAATTGGCTGTTTTAACGTTGAAATTTGGTCAAAATATATTAGCAGAAACTAACAGTTATGAGCTAGTTATCAATTCAAAAGCAGAATTGGCCGGACTTTCAGATGATTTTATTGATGCGGCTGCAGCGACTGCAAAAGCAAAAGGCAAACCTGGAAAATGGGTTATTACCTTATCCAACTCAAGTGTAATGCCATTTCTTCAATATTCTTCTAATCGAAAATTAAGAGAAGAAGTTTGGACTGCTTACAAAAATCGTTGCAACAACGGAAATGAATTTGATAATAATTCGATTGCGATTCGCCTAGCTTCAATGAGAGCAGAAAAAGCAAAATTGTTAGGCTACAAAACACACGCTCATTACGGTTTGGAAGAAAGCATGGCTAAAACTCCAGAAAAAGTAATGGAATTTTTAAACCAACTTTGGGAACCAGCCTTAGAAAAAGCAAAAGTGGAAGAAGCTGAAATCAAGCAAATGATGGCTGCTGAAGGAATAAAAGATGACGTTCAACCGTATGATTGGCGTTATTACAGCGAAAAAATCAGAAAACAAAAATTTGATTTAGACGAAAATGAATTAAAACCATATTTTAGTTTAGACGCTGTTACTGAAGGTGTTTTTATGGTTTGCGAAAAGTTATACGGACTAAAATTCAAAGAATTAAAAGACGTTCCAACGTATCATAATGATGCTACCGTTTGGGAAGTTACTGAAAAAGACGGAACACACGTTGGAATTTTATATATGGATTTTTATCCAAGAGACTCAAAACGTGGTGGTGCTTGGATGACATCCTATCGTCCGCAAAAAACAGAAAACGGAAAAAGAATTCCTCCGGTAATTTCAATTGTTTGTAATTTTTCTAAACCCACTGAAAATTCTCCGGCTTTATTCACTTTTGATGAAGTAACAACTTATTTCCACGAATTTGGCCACGCTTTACACGGGTTATTATCCAATGTAACCTATAGAAGTTTAGCAGGGACAAGTGTTTCAAGAGATTTCGTTGAATTACCATCGCAAGTAATGGAAAACTGGGCTTCTGATCCTGAGGTTTTAAAAATGTATGCTAAACATTATAAAACAGGCAAAACAATTCCGGATGATTTAATTCAAAAATTAGAAAATGCCGGAACCTATGGTCAAGGATTTGCCACCGTTGAATATTTGGCTTCTGCCTTTTTAGATATGGATTTTCATACTTCGGAAGGCACAATTTCAGGTTCTGCCAATCAGTTTGAATTGAATTCTATGAAAAATAAAGGTTTAATAAAATCAATTATTCCAAGACATAGAGCAACTTATTTCAGTCATGTTTTTGCTGGTGGATATTCGGCCGGCTACTACAGCTATATTTGGTCTGGAGTTTTAGATACGGATGCCTTTGATCAATTCAAAAAAACATCATTGTTTAATGCTACAAAAGCAAATTCATTCCGAAAAAACATATTAGAAAGAGGTGGAACAGAAGAACCAATGGAATTATATAAAAAATTCAGAGGTCAAGAACCAAGCATTGAACCACTGTTGAAAAAACGTGGCTTAGACAAAAAATCAAGATAA